In a genomic window of Candidatus Beckwithbacteria bacterium:
- a CDS encoding Maf family protein, with protein sequence MQIILASDSPRRKQLLALMGLEFKAMSHRVDEKIFSVKDPEELVGQLAIVKALSVSGNLVIASDLVVSLGNKIMGKPKNKKQAREFLKDLSGKTHRVWCGICVSNKDKTLMSVAVSQVKMKKYSDEIIEKYIKKFQVLDKGGAYAIQFELAGYGSLVASFKGGITTIIGLPLDHLENLLNEFGVKVKSDWRKKCKIETGYEY encoded by the coding sequence ATGCAAATCATTTTGGCATCAGATTCTCCAAGAAGAAAGCAGTTGCTGGCGTTAATGGGTTTGGAGTTTAAGGCTATGAGTCATCGGGTTGATGAGAAAATTTTTTCCGTTAAAGATCCGGAAGAGTTAGTGGGGCAGTTGGCGATAGTAAAAGCATTGTCTGTGTCTGGTAATTTGGTGATCGCTTCAGATCTCGTGGTGAGCTTGGGAAATAAAATTATGGGTAAACCAAAAAATAAAAAACAAGCCAGAGAATTTTTGAAAGATTTGAGCGGGAAAACACATCGAGTTTGGTGTGGAATTTGCGTAAGCAATAAAGATAAAACTTTGATGAGCGTAGCAGTTAGCCAGGTGAAGATGAAAAAATACTCTGACGAAATTATTGAAAAATATATTAAAAAATTTCAAGTTTTGGATAAAGGTGGGGCGTACGCGATTCAGTTTGAACTAGCGGGCTATGGCAGTTTAGTGGCCAGTTTTAAAGGGGGGATTACCACAATTATCGGACTACCATTGGATCATTTGGAAAATTTATTAAATGAGTTTGGGGTAAAAGTAAAAAGTGATTGGAGAAAGAAGTGTAAAATAGAGACAGGCTATGAATACTAA
- a CDS encoding adenosylcobalamin-dependent ribonucleoside-diphosphate reductase — protein sequence MTDLTKIKKRDGRIVAFEEAKIILAIMKALSAIGEVQGEIKRRNEAERLTKIVITIVKKGINGEIPTVEQVQDVVEQVLMAAGHYEVAKAYILYREKHQKVRKVKEILGVKDDVGLSTNQLKVLENRFLRHDESGKVTETPGQLFRRVAKFVASADAKAVADKWEEKFYEVISKMEFVPAGCYFRGAGTKSAMLANCFVLPIEDNMEAIFDSVKYLALVQQAGGGTGFNFSKLRPKGDYVKSSGGFATGPVSFMKVFDAATGQVMQGGYRMGANMGILNVDHPDIMEFITCKTEEGEISNFNISVGATDGFMKAVKADKDFHLRNPRNREVVQTIKARQLFNQIVTLAWKTGDPGMIFLDKINKDNPVLKTLGPLQATNPCGEQPLHPFDVCNLGSINLARFIVSNQSSKGSKSKINWERLEQVTRIAVRFLDDGVDASRYPLEQIAKMAQANRRIGLGVMGWADTLYQLGIGYNTQAGVKLAEEVMNFVTQTAVDESQKLGKEKGVFKNWKGSEYEKQGIKRRNLAVTTIAPTGTISMVADCSSGIEPVFALSYTKNVIDDNGLSYVNPYFKKAVEATKLNEEQKNEAYQRVAKSGNCQEIEYLPDSIKKIFITAYDISPEWHVRMQAAFQKYTENAVSKTINFPQNAGIDDVEKAYLLAWELGCKGITIYRSGSKDVQILTNDQFSKSNLQTSKRKLIIQSKVRIKPLKDVCPECGSVMEMAEGCSKCRKCGFSKCSV from the coding sequence ATGACAGATTTAACTAAAATTAAAAAACGAGATGGGCGGATAGTGGCATTTGAAGAGGCTAAGATTATTTTGGCTATTATGAAGGCTTTGAGTGCGATTGGAGAAGTACAAGGGGAGATAAAACGAAGAAATGAGGCGGAGAGACTAACTAAAATTGTGATTACGATTGTGAAAAAAGGGATAAACGGGGAGATTCCGACAGTGGAACAGGTACAGGACGTGGTAGAGCAAGTGTTAATGGCGGCCGGCCATTACGAAGTGGCCAAGGCCTATATTCTTTACAGGGAAAAACACCAAAAAGTCAGAAAAGTTAAAGAAATTTTGGGAGTGAAAGACGATGTGGGCTTAAGCACGAATCAACTAAAGGTTTTGGAAAACCGATTTTTACGGCATGATGAGTCCGGGAAGGTAACGGAGACTCCAGGGCAGCTGTTCAGGCGAGTGGCGAAGTTTGTTGCCTCCGCCGACGCTAAAGCTGTGGCGGACAAGTGGGAAGAGAAATTTTATGAGGTAATTTCAAAGATGGAGTTTGTGCCGGCAGGATGTTATTTTAGGGGCGCGGGAACAAAGTCGGCGATGCTGGCGAATTGTTTTGTGCTGCCGATTGAAGACAACATGGAGGCGATTTTTGACAGTGTTAAATATTTAGCCTTGGTCCAGCAAGCGGGTGGGGGAACGGGTTTTAATTTTTCCAAATTGCGGCCCAAAGGCGATTATGTTAAAAGTTCCGGTGGCTTTGCTACCGGGCCAGTGTCTTTCATGAAAGTATTTGATGCGGCGACCGGGCAGGTAATGCAGGGCGGTTACCGGATGGGGGCGAATATGGGAATTTTGAATGTTGACCACCCGGACATTATGGAATTTATTACCTGTAAAACAGAAGAAGGAGAGATTAGTAATTTTAATATTTCGGTTGGGGCGACGGACGGGTTTATGAAAGCGGTCAAGGCAGATAAAGATTTTCATTTAAGAAACCCGAGAAATAGAGAAGTGGTACAAACAATTAAAGCCAGGCAATTGTTTAACCAAATTGTGACTTTGGCTTGGAAGACCGGTGATCCGGGGATGATTTTCTTGGACAAGATTAATAAAGACAATCCGGTGTTAAAAACTTTGGGGCCGCTTCAGGCAACTAATCCCTGCGGGGAACAGCCGCTGCACCCGTTTGATGTGTGTAACCTGGGATCAATAAATCTGGCCAGATTTATTGTAAGTAATCAAAGTAGCAAAGGTAGTAAAAGTAAAATTAACTGGGAGAGATTAGAACAAGTGACGAGAATTGCCGTACGCTTTCTGGATGACGGGGTCGATGCCAGCCGTTACCCTTTGGAACAAATAGCGAAAATGGCCCAAGCGAACCGGCGGATTGGCTTAGGGGTGATGGGTTGGGCGGACACGCTTTATCAATTGGGGATTGGCTATAACACGCAAGCAGGGGTAAAGTTAGCAGAAGAAGTGATGAATTTCGTAACCCAAACGGCGGTGGATGAATCGCAAAAACTAGGGAAGGAAAAAGGAGTGTTTAAAAACTGGAAAGGGAGCGAGTATGAAAAGCAGGGGATTAAACGGCGAAACTTGGCAGTGACCACAATTGCGCCGACAGGAACGATTTCCATGGTAGCTGATTGTTCTTCAGGGATTGAACCTGTGTTTGCCTTAAGTTACACCAAAAATGTCATTGACGACAATGGGTTAAGTTATGTTAATCCATATTTCAAAAAGGCGGTGGAGGCAACTAAATTAAACGAAGAACAGAAAAATGAGGCATATCAAAGGGTTGCTAAATCAGGTAATTGTCAGGAAATTGAGTATTTACCAGACTCAATTAAAAAAATCTTTATTACGGCTTATGATATTAGTCCGGAGTGGCACGTTCGGATGCAGGCAGCGTTTCAAAAATACACGGAAAATGCGGTTTCCAAAACGATTAATTTTCCCCAAAACGCCGGCATTGATGATGTAGAAAAGGCTTATTTATTAGCTTGGGAACTAGGTTGTAAAGGGATTACGATTTACCGGTCAGGCAGCAAAGATGTGCAGATACTAACAAATGACCAATTTTCAAAATCCAATTTACAAACATCAAAGAGAAAATTGATTATCCAAAGCAAGGTGAGAATTAAACCTTTGAAAGATGTTTGTCCGGAATGCGGGAGTGTGATGGAAATGGCCGAGGGGTGTTCGAAGTGTAGAAAATGCGGGTTTTCAAAATGTTCGGTGTAA
- a CDS encoding cob(I)yrinic acid a,c-diamide adenosyltransferase has protein sequence MNTKGLVYVFTGNGKGKTSVALGVAVRAVCAGKKVGWVSWYKEERWPISEKKLKLKNLKMYWLGKGFYKLPTDHASPQKHREAALAGLAQAKKFLGKVDVLILDEVNNAVHDKLINLSALINLISKRGKTHLILTGRGAARRLLAGADLVTEMKKIKHPFDKGIKAVKGLDY, from the coding sequence ATGAATACTAAGGGTTTAGTTTACGTATTTACTGGAAACGGCAAAGGAAAGACAAGCGTGGCGCTGGGGGTGGCAGTGCGGGCGGTTTGCGCCGGGAAAAAAGTCGGCTGGGTGAGTTGGTATAAGGAAGAGCGGTGGCCGATTAGTGAAAAAAAATTAAAACTAAAAAATTTAAAGATGTATTGGTTGGGAAAGGGATTTTACAAATTACCGACAGATCATGCTTCCCCGCAAAAGCACCGCGAAGCGGCGCTCGCGGGGCTAGCGCAAGCAAAGAAATTTTTGGGGAAAGTTGACGTGTTGATTTTGGATGAAGTGAATAATGCCGTCCATGATAAATTGATTAACCTAAGTGCTCTAATTAACCTAATTTCTAAGCGGGGAAAAACACATTTGATTTTGACAGGCAGGGGGGCTGCGAGGAGACTCCTCGCAGGCGCGGATTTGGTGACGGAGATGAAGAAAATCAAGCACCCGTTTGATAAAGGTATAAAGGCAGTTAAGGGTTTGGATTATTAG